From Penaeus monodon isolate SGIC_2016 chromosome 6, NSTDA_Pmon_1, whole genome shotgun sequence, the proteins below share one genomic window:
- the LOC119573961 gene encoding tektin-4-like, protein MAKGQELVALFALELPERNNEECHHIRTFRRGVDRTRDPVTQTLTKETEVLLAGRALLTQTLQEIEAQIKRLLEVKRLLEHDWSDKQEAFQLDHSAAKLVNHAVKAQFKPVSAALHEGTSAPETWRLRSAQHMDVCRREITSGTQLRGASDQVGKYWWKWREWGECGQALRFDWGRLVWAGLIGDERD, encoded by the exons ATGGCTAAGGgtcaggagttg GTGGCACTCTTTGCCCTGGAGCTGCCGGAGCGCAACAACGAGGAGTGCCACCACATCCGCACTTTTAGGAGGGGAGTTGACCGCACGCGAGACCCTGTCACGCAGACACTCACCAAG GAGACCGAGGTGCTGCTCGCCGGGCGCGCCCTCCTAACACAGACGCTGCAGGAGATAGAAGCCCAGATCAAGAGGTTGCTGGAGGTAAAGAGGTTGCTGGAGCACGATTGGTCGGACAAGCAAGAAGCTTTCCAACTCGACCACTCGGCGGCTAAGCTTGTCAACCACGCGGTCAAGGCGCAGTTTAAG CCAGTCTCCGCCGCCCTCCACGAAGGGACCTCCGCCCCCGAAACCTGGCGTCTCCGCAGCGCGCAGCACATGGACGTCTGCCGGAGGGAGATCACGAGTGGCACTCAGCTGAGGGGGGCGTCGGATCAGgtcg GGAAGTACTGGTGGAaatggagggaatggggagagtgCGGGCAGGCGCTGAGGTTCGACTGGGGGAGGCTAGTGTGGGCAGGGCTTATTGGGGATGAACGGGACTAG